One Glycocaulis abyssi DNA window includes the following coding sequences:
- the hflC gene encoding protease modulator HflC produces the protein MPRIVLISLAVILAIAVIVGLSATYTVSERESALVLRLGNPVAVINEPGDEEPGLHFKIPFVDDVLHFDKRNVEFNMAPAEILAADQERLVVDAFLRYRIVNPLRVYQTVRDERGLQQRLSAIMDDSLRGVIASIPSSEVISGQRAQVMNRIQLAVEAQVATQDIGIQVIDVRILRADLPQQITDRVFERMRSERQQEAALIRAQGEERARQIRAEADREAVVILANARAEAERIRGEGDGRRTAIFAESYGQDPDFFAFYRSMLAYDLALRDNTPIIISPDSEFFRYFQNQAGAPN, from the coding sequence ATGCCTCGTATTGTATTGATCAGCCTTGCCGTCATCCTCGCCATCGCGGTGATTGTCGGCCTGTCGGCGACCTACACCGTTTCCGAACGGGAATCCGCTCTGGTGCTGCGGCTGGGTAATCCGGTCGCCGTCATCAACGAGCCCGGTGACGAAGAGCCGGGTCTGCACTTCAAGATCCCGTTCGTCGATGACGTGCTGCATTTCGACAAGCGCAATGTCGAGTTCAACATGGCACCGGCCGAAATTCTGGCTGCTGACCAGGAACGTCTCGTCGTTGATGCGTTCCTGCGCTACCGCATCGTCAATCCGTTGCGGGTCTACCAGACCGTGCGCGATGAGCGCGGCCTGCAGCAGCGCCTGTCGGCGATCATGGATGACTCGCTGCGCGGCGTGATCGCATCCATCCCCTCCAGCGAGGTCATTTCCGGCCAGCGTGCGCAGGTGATGAACCGTATCCAGCTTGCCGTCGAGGCGCAGGTCGCCACGCAGGATATCGGCATTCAGGTCATTGATGTGCGCATCCTGCGTGCCGACCTGCCCCAGCAGATCACCGACCGGGTGTTCGAACGGATGCGGTCCGAGCGTCAGCAGGAAGCCGCCCTGATCCGTGCGCAAGGTGAAGAACGCGCCCGTCAGATCCGCGCTGAAGCCGATCGTGAAGCGGTGGTGATCCTGGCCAATGCCCGCGCCGAAGCGGAACGTATCCGCGGTGAGGGCGATGGCCGCCGGACGGCGATCTTCGCGGAGTCCTATGGGCAGGATCCGGACTTCTTCGCCTTCTACCGCTCGATGCTGGCTTATGATCTCGCCCTGCGGGACAATACGCCGATCATCATCAGCCCGGATTCGGAGTTCTTCCGCTACTTCCAGAACCAGGCGGGGGCGCCGAACTAG
- the hflK gene encoding FtsH protease activity modulator HflK, with protein sequence MPWNDNAGGGGGPWGSGGGGRRGNNNNQNPWGQGPGGGRRGSGNGQGGGEPDLEQFIAQLQARIRRMFGGGGGKGSGGPGLGLIAAGIFFVWLAWPGSAWYVVGPQQAGVVLRFGEYVRTTGAGLQFKLPVPFETVLLPEVTTTNEVAVGATPQESLMLTRDENIVEIDFVVQWRVDLTYPEGVRDFLFNVRDPQGTVKAVAESAMREVVGTTELQPIITAGRTEVARRARQIIQDTLGSYDSGIQVLEVQLREASAPASVIDAFRDVDAARQDAERAALQATAHANQVIPEARGDAVRLLEESRGYRERVIAEAEGQASRFNQIYTEYRLAPDVTRRRIFLETMEQVLGRSELIILDQQGGSGAVPYLPLDQLGRDRSPARTQTGSASRTGER encoded by the coding sequence ATGCCCTGGAACGACAATGCAGGCGGCGGCGGGGGGCCTTGGGGCTCTGGCGGCGGCGGACGGCGCGGCAATAACAATAACCAGAATCCGTGGGGGCAAGGCCCCGGCGGCGGACGGCGTGGCTCTGGCAACGGGCAGGGCGGCGGCGAGCCGGATCTGGAACAGTTCATTGCCCAGTTGCAGGCGCGTATCCGGCGCATGTTCGGCGGCGGTGGCGGCAAGGGCTCCGGCGGTCCGGGCCTTGGCCTGATCGCGGCGGGGATCTTCTTTGTCTGGCTCGCCTGGCCGGGTTCGGCCTGGTACGTGGTTGGTCCGCAGCAGGCGGGCGTAGTCCTGCGCTTTGGCGAGTATGTTCGTACCACCGGCGCGGGTCTGCAGTTCAAGCTGCCGGTGCCGTTCGAGACGGTGCTCCTGCCTGAAGTGACGACCACCAACGAGGTCGCCGTCGGCGCCACGCCGCAGGAAAGCCTGATGCTGACCCGCGACGAAAATATCGTCGAGATCGATTTCGTGGTGCAGTGGCGCGTTGATCTGACCTATCCCGAAGGCGTGCGCGACTTCCTGTTCAACGTGCGTGATCCGCAAGGTACGGTGAAAGCCGTGGCTGAAAGCGCGATGCGTGAGGTTGTCGGCACGACGGAGCTTCAGCCCATTATCACGGCGGGCCGTACCGAAGTCGCCCGGCGTGCGCGCCAGATCATCCAGGACACGCTGGGCAGCTATGATTCCGGCATTCAGGTACTGGAGGTTCAGCTGCGTGAAGCGTCGGCGCCGGCCAGCGTTATCGACGCGTTCCGCGATGTGGATGCGGCGCGTCAGGATGCTGAGCGTGCCGCGCTGCAGGCCACCGCCCACGCCAACCAGGTGATCCCGGAAGCGCGCGGTGACGCCGTGCGCCTGCTGGAGGAATCGCGCGGTTATCGCGAGCGTGTGATAGCGGAAGCTGAAGGTCAGGCCTCACGCTTCAACCAGATCTACACCGAGTATCGTTTGGCGCCCGATGTTACCCGCCGGCGCATTTTCCTCGAAACGATGGAGCAGGTGCTGGGCCGGTCTGAACTGATCATCCTGGATCAGCAGGGCGGCAGCGGAGCAGTGCCTTACCTGCCGCTTGACCAGCTGGGCCGCGACCGCAGTCCCGCCCGCACGCAAACCGGGTCCGCATCCAGAACGGGAGAGCGCTGA
- a CDS encoding DUF2065 domain-containing protein, which translates to MSVGAMLGWIVLAIGLVLVVEGLLYALAPSLARRMAEAAASVPPGTLRLAGVGAVAAGVILVWLGRTLG; encoded by the coding sequence ATGAGTGTCGGAGCCATGCTCGGCTGGATCGTTCTTGCCATCGGCCTCGTGCTGGTTGTCGAGGGCCTTCTTTACGCGTTGGCTCCGTCTCTCGCCCGGCGGATGGCCGAAGCGGCGGCCAGCGTGCCACCCGGCACGCTGCGGCTGGCCGGTGTGGGCGCGGTTGCTGCGGGTGTCATTCTGGTATGGCTTGGCCGCACGCTGGGGTAG